The following are encoded in a window of Sphaerisporangium siamense genomic DNA:
- a CDS encoding copper transporter: MIDFRYHIVSIVAIFLALAIGIVLGSTVLNAPLVASTEKVTAQLRGNNAELQDRIVLAQTRGGASDTFVADRLPQLVQGALAGERVVVVEAPGADTKLREPVEKVLADAGAVISGRVTLTEKYLTTGPATAVEQLATVTGPTPSIFPSDATPYDKAAAMLAGAIVTTDRTQAGKENPAAAGVLDGFERDGLVSLEGEPGKRATLALLMAPASAYEGKEAEAQTAAVVALATGLDTVSEGAVVAGIVPTSTAAGVIAAVRADAEAASDVSTVDNADMAFGKAAVVYALREQVAGDTGQYGLASDAAAIGPSPEPTPPPTPTPTAGAGG, from the coding sequence GTGATCGATTTCCGCTACCACATCGTCTCCATCGTCGCGATCTTCCTCGCGCTCGCCATCGGCATCGTGCTCGGCAGCACGGTGCTGAACGCGCCGCTGGTCGCCTCGACCGAGAAGGTCACCGCGCAGCTCCGCGGCAACAACGCCGAACTGCAGGACCGGATCGTCCTCGCGCAGACGCGCGGCGGCGCCAGCGACACCTTCGTCGCCGACCGGCTGCCCCAGCTCGTCCAGGGCGCGCTGGCGGGCGAGCGCGTCGTGGTGGTGGAGGCGCCCGGCGCCGACACCAAGCTGCGCGAGCCGGTCGAGAAGGTGCTCGCCGACGCCGGCGCCGTGATCAGCGGCCGGGTGACGCTCACCGAGAAGTACCTCACCACCGGCCCGGCCACGGCCGTCGAGCAGCTCGCCACGGTGACCGGACCCACCCCGTCGATCTTCCCCTCCGACGCCACCCCCTACGACAAGGCGGCGGCCATGCTCGCCGGCGCGATCGTCACCACCGACAGGACGCAGGCGGGCAAGGAGAACCCGGCCGCCGCGGGCGTCCTCGACGGCTTCGAGCGGGACGGGCTCGTGTCCCTGGAGGGCGAGCCCGGCAAGCGCGCGACGCTGGCCCTGCTCATGGCGCCGGCCTCCGCCTACGAGGGCAAGGAGGCCGAGGCCCAGACCGCCGCCGTCGTCGCGCTCGCCACCGGCCTGGACACCGTGAGCGAGGGCGCCGTCGTGGCCGGGATCGTCCCGACCTCCACCGCCGCCGGGGTCATCGCCGCCGTCCGCGCGGACGCCGAGGCGGCCTCCGACGTGTCCACCGTCGACAACGCCGATATGGCCTTCGGCAAGGCCGCCGTGGTCTACGCTCTGCGGGAGCAGGTGGCGGGGGACACCGGGCAGTACGGCCTCGCCTCGGACGCCGCGGCGATCGGCCCGTCCCCCGAGCCCACCCCGCCCCCCACGCCCACCCCCACGGCGGGCGCGGGCGGCTGA